One genomic window of Hymenobacter sp. J193 includes the following:
- a CDS encoding cation-transporting P-type ATPase, which produces MPEVLELPIAPPTTHRGLTEAEAQEGLRRYGPNAVEATPPDSWARVLLRQFRSLIVAVLGAAAVFSFVFHDYAEGYAILAVILINAGIGFWLEWNAQASMTALRRMGLTSARVLRNGQPRAVPSDQVTVGDVLLIEAGEVVAADAELFEAQQLQVNESTLTGESMPVSKTLVAPGVVAPLAEQTNRLFKGTAVVNGTGRATVTGVGGGTQLGEIARLMQQAERTATPLEAKLARLTRQLVLLTVGLAAVFVLVGLWRGKPVQLLLETAIVLAVAAIPEGMAIVATLALAYGMLRLARRQVLVKRLAAVETLGSTDIIFTDKTGTLTQNQMAVHTVWLPEAQVQFPPTTEAGQAVLVGAAYQRLLRAAVLCNNATYAPAQPEAALGDPLEVALLAAAFEGRFPVAETQAMLRLAEQPFNSDTRLMATLHRQPVGGGLVTVKGAAEEVLSLCGRQQTATGVEPLVLAEQAEWLMRAEQLAQTGLRTLGLAYRGQPDETPEDLAQDLIWLGMVAFLDPARPEVIPAIEACQWAGIRVLMVTGDHPATALTVARQVHLATADDATAVTGSELAALLTQPGAANNRLGQASVFARVSPAQKLDLISYYQQRGHVVAMIGDGVNDAPALKKADIGVAMGLRGTQVASEAAALVLRDDSFASVVAAVEQGRIIFTNIRRFVLYLVSCNLSELLVVLAAGLAGLDSVLLPLQILFLNLITDVFPALALSVGKGSPRVMEQPPHDPQSPMMRPRDWQLAGAYAALMTAALLGCYYLARYQAGFTPAAATTILFYGLAVAQLVQVFNMAGGRVRLRDNDVLRNRYVWLAVGFCTGLLLLSYYQPLFRQLLGIQPLNLTGVLLILVPAGAVLLVGPLLSRWLGRFPSSLPKKKAATNLSAK; this is translated from the coding sequence ATGCCCGAAGTACTTGAGCTACCTATTGCCCCGCCCACCACGCACCGCGGCCTCACCGAAGCCGAAGCGCAGGAAGGTCTGCGGCGCTACGGCCCCAATGCCGTGGAGGCCACCCCGCCCGATTCCTGGGCGCGGGTGCTGCTGCGGCAGTTTCGCAGCCTGATTGTGGCCGTGCTGGGTGCCGCCGCCGTTTTCTCCTTTGTCTTCCACGACTACGCCGAGGGCTATGCTATTCTGGCCGTCATCCTGATAAACGCCGGCATTGGGTTTTGGCTTGAATGGAATGCCCAGGCTTCCATGACGGCCCTGCGCCGTATGGGCCTGACTTCGGCCCGGGTGCTGCGCAACGGCCAACCCCGCGCCGTGCCCTCCGACCAGGTTACCGTGGGCGACGTGCTGCTGATAGAAGCCGGCGAGGTAGTAGCCGCCGACGCGGAACTGTTCGAGGCCCAGCAGCTGCAGGTCAATGAGTCCACGCTGACGGGCGAGTCGATGCCGGTCAGCAAAACGCTGGTAGCGCCCGGCGTGGTGGCTCCGCTGGCCGAGCAAACCAACCGGCTTTTCAAAGGCACGGCCGTAGTCAACGGCACGGGCCGAGCCACCGTCACGGGCGTGGGCGGTGGCACCCAACTGGGCGAAATTGCCCGGCTTATGCAGCAGGCCGAGCGCACCGCTACCCCGCTCGAAGCCAAGCTGGCCCGCCTCACCCGCCAGCTGGTGCTGCTCACGGTAGGGCTGGCCGCCGTGTTTGTGCTGGTGGGGCTCTGGCGGGGCAAGCCAGTGCAGCTGCTCCTGGAAACGGCTATTGTGCTGGCCGTGGCTGCCATTCCCGAAGGCATGGCCATTGTGGCCACGCTGGCTTTGGCCTACGGCATGCTGCGGCTGGCCCGCCGTCAGGTGTTGGTCAAGCGCCTGGCCGCCGTCGAAACCCTGGGCAGCACCGATATCATCTTCACCGATAAAACCGGTACGCTCACCCAGAATCAGATGGCCGTGCATACCGTGTGGCTGCCTGAGGCTCAAGTGCAATTCCCGCCAACTACCGAGGCCGGGCAGGCGGTGCTAGTGGGCGCGGCGTATCAGCGGCTGTTGCGCGCCGCCGTGCTGTGCAACAACGCCACGTACGCGCCCGCGCAGCCCGAAGCCGCCCTGGGCGACCCGCTGGAAGTGGCGCTGCTGGCAGCTGCATTCGAGGGCCGGTTCCCGGTGGCCGAAACCCAGGCAATGCTCCGCCTGGCCGAGCAGCCCTTCAACTCCGATACGCGCCTGATGGCTACGCTGCACCGCCAGCCCGTCGGCGGCGGTCTGGTCACGGTAAAAGGCGCGGCGGAAGAAGTACTGAGCCTGTGCGGGCGCCAGCAAACGGCTACCGGAGTTGAGCCGCTGGTGCTGGCCGAGCAGGCGGAATGGCTAATGCGCGCCGAACAGCTGGCCCAAACCGGCCTGCGTACCCTGGGCCTGGCCTACCGCGGGCAGCCCGACGAAACCCCCGAAGACCTGGCCCAAGACCTGATCTGGCTGGGAATGGTGGCTTTTCTGGACCCGGCCCGCCCGGAAGTTATTCCCGCCATTGAGGCCTGCCAGTGGGCGGGCATCCGGGTGTTGATGGTCACGGGCGACCATCCGGCTACGGCCCTTACCGTGGCCCGGCAGGTTCATCTGGCCACCGCCGACGACGCCACGGCCGTTACCGGCAGTGAGTTGGCCGCGCTGCTAACCCAGCCCGGTGCGGCCAATAATCGGCTCGGGCAAGCCAGCGTGTTTGCCCGGGTGAGTCCGGCTCAGAAGCTGGATTTGATCAGCTACTACCAGCAGCGGGGCCACGTGGTAGCTATGATTGGCGACGGAGTAAATGATGCTCCCGCCCTCAAAAAAGCCGATATCGGGGTGGCTATGGGGCTGCGGGGTACGCAGGTAGCCAGCGAAGCCGCCGCCTTGGTGCTGCGCGACGACTCGTTTGCTTCCGTAGTAGCGGCCGTGGAGCAGGGGCGCATTATCTTCACCAACATCCGCCGCTTTGTGCTTTACCTGGTTTCCTGCAACCTCAGTGAACTGCTCGTGGTGCTGGCGGCGGGTCTGGCAGGCCTTGATTCGGTGCTGCTGCCCCTGCAGATTCTGTTTCTGAATTTGATTACCGACGTGTTTCCGGCGCTGGCTTTGAGCGTGGGCAAAGGCAGCCCCCGGGTGATGGAGCAGCCACCCCACGATCCGCAAAGCCCCATGATGCGCCCTCGGGACTGGCAACTGGCGGGAGCCTACGCCGCCCTGATGACGGCCGCGCTGCTGGGCTGCTATTACCTGGCCCGCTACCAGGCCGGCTTCACGCCCGCTGCGGCCACTACCATTCTGTTTTACGGGTTGGCGGTGGCTCAGCTCGTGCAGGTTTTCAACATGGCTGGCGGCCGGGTTCGGCTGCGCGACAATGATGTGCTGCGCAACCGCTACGTCTGGCTGGCGGTAGGCTTCTGCACGGGCCTGCTGCTGCTTTCTTATTACCAGCCCCTGTTTCGTCAGCTGCTGGGCATCCAGCCCCTCAACCTCACCGGCGTGCTGCTGATTCTGGTGCCGGCCGGCGCGGTTTTGCTGGTGGGCCCGCTATTGAGTCGTTGGCTTGGCCGGTTTCCATCATCCTTACCCAAAAAGAAGGCGGCGACGAACCTAAGCGCGAAGTAG